A region from the Leopardus geoffroyi isolate Oge1 chromosome C2, O.geoffroyi_Oge1_pat1.0, whole genome shotgun sequence genome encodes:
- the EPHB3 gene encoding ephrin type-B receptor 3 isoform X6, with translation MARARPPPPSPPPPGLLPLLPPLLLLPLLLPAGCRALEETLMDTKWVTSELAWTSHPESGWEEVSGYDEAMNPIRTYQVCNVRESSQNNWLRTGFIWRRDVQRVYVELKFTVRDCNSIPNIPGSCKETFNLFYYEADSDVASASSPFWMENPYVKVDTIAPDESFSRLDAGRVNTKVRSFGPLSKAGFYLAFQDQGACMSLISVRAFYKKCASTTAGFALFPETLTGAEPTSLVIAPGTCIANAVEVSVPLKLYCNGDGEWMVPVGACTCATGHEPAAKESQCRPCPPGSYKAKQGEGPCLPCPPNSRTTSPAASICTCHNNFYRADSDSADSACTTVPSPPRGVISNVNETSLILEWSEPRDLGGRDDLLYNVICKKCRGGPGATGASTCSRCDDNVEFVPRQLGLTERRVHISHLLAHTRYTFEVQAVNGVSGKSPLPPRYAAVNITTNQAAPSEVPTLHLHSSSGSSLTLSWAPPERPNGVILDYEMKYFEKSEGIASTVTSQKNSVQLDGLRPDARYVVQVRARTVAGYGQYSRPAEFETTSERGSGAQQLQEQLPLIVGSATAGLVFVVAVVVIAVVCLRKQRHSSDSEYTEKLQQYIAPGMKVYIDPFTYEDPNEAVREFAKEIDVSCVKIEEVIGAGEFGEVCRGRLKQPGRREVFVAIKTLKVGYTERQRRDFLSEASIMGQFDHPNIIRLEGVVTKSRPVMILTEFMENCALDSFLRLNDGQFTVIQLVGMLRGIAAGMKYLSEMNYVHRDLAARNILVNSNLVCKVSDFGLSRFLEDDPSDPTYTSSLGGKIPIRWTAPEAIAYRKFTSASDVWSYGIVMWEVMSYGERPYWDMSNQDVINAVEQDYRLPPPMDCPTALHQLMLDCWVRDRNLRPKFSQIVNTLDKLIRNAASLKVIASAQSGMSQPLLDRTVPDYTTFTTVGDWLDAIKMGRYKESFVSAGFASFDLVAQMTAEDLLRIGVTLAGHQKKILSSIQDMRLQMNQTLPVQV, from the exons AGACCCTCATGGACACAAAATGGGTGACTTCTGAATTGGCATGGACATCTCATCCAGAAAGTGGG TGGGAAGAGGTGAGTGGCTACGATGAGGCCATGAACCCCATCCGCACGTACCAGGTGTGTAACGTGCGAGAGTCAAGCCAGAACAACTGGCTCCGCACGGGGTTCATCTGGCGGCGAGACGTGCAGCGGGTCTACGTGGAGCTCAAGTTTACCGTGCGTGACTGCAACAGCATCCCCAACATCCCTGGCTCCTGTAAAGAGACCTTCAACCTCTTCTACTATGAGGCTGACAGCGATGTGGCCTCGGCTTCCTCCCCCTTCTGGATGGAGAACCCCTACGTGAAGGTGGACACCATTGCTCCCGATGAGAGCTTCTCGCGGCTTGATGCTGGCCGTGTCAACACCAAGGTGCGAAGCTTTGGGCCGCTCTCCAAGGCCGGTTTCTACTTGGCCTTCCAGGACCAAGGTGCCTGCATGTCGCTCATCTCTGTGCGTGCCTTCTACAAGAAGTGTGCATCCACCACCGCAGGCTTTGCCCTTTTTCCCGAGACCCTCACGGGGGCCGAGCCCACTTCTCTGGTCATCGCCCCTGGCACCTGCATCGCTAATGCTGTGGAGGTGTCAGTGCCACTCAAGCTCTACTGCAATGGCGATGGGGAATGGATGGTGCCTGTGGGAGCCTGCACCTGTGCCACCGGCCATGAGCCAGCTGCCAAGGAGTCCCAGTGCCGCC CCTGTCCCCCTGGGAGTTACAAGgcaaagcagggagaggggccctgcctcccctgcccccccaacaGCCGCACCACCTCGCCAGCTGCCAGCATCTGCACGTGCCACAATAACTTCTACCGTGCAGATTCGGACTCTGCAGACAGTGCCTGTACCA cgGTGCCATCCCCTCCTCGGGGTGTGATCTCCAACGTGAATGAGACCTCGCTGATCCTTGAGTGGAGCGAACCCCGGGACCTGGGTGGCCGGGACGACCTCCTATACAACGTCATCTGCAAGAAGTGCCGTGGGGGCCCTGGGGCCACGGGTGCCTCAACCTGCTCTCGCTGTGATGACAATGTGGAGTTTGTGCCTCGGCAGCTGGGCCTGACAGAGCGCCGGGTCCACATCAGCCATCTGCTGGCCCACACGCGCTACACCTTTGAAGTGCAGGCAGTCAATGGCGTCTCGGGCAAGAGCCCTCTGCCCCCCCGCTATGCGGCTGTGAATATCACCACCAACCAGGCTG CCCCATCTGAAGTGCCTACTCTACATCTGCACAGCAGCTCAGGCAGCAGCCTGACCTTGTCCTGGGCACCCCCAGAGCGGCCCAACGGAGTCATCCTGGACTATGAGATGAAGTACTTTGAGAAG AGTGAGGGCATTGCCTCTACGGTGACCAGCCAGAAGAATTCCGTGCAGCTGGACGGGCTGCGGCCTGACGCCCGCTATGTGGTCCAGGTCCGTGCCCGCACCGTAGCTGGCTACGGGCAGTACAGCCGTCCTGCTGAGTTTGAGACCACAAGTGAGAGAG GCTCTGGTGCCCAGCAGCTCCAGGAGCAACTTCCCCTCATTGTGGGTTCTGCCACAGCTGGACTTGTCTTCGTGGTGGCTGTCGTGGTCATCGCTGTCGTCTGCCTCAG GAAGCAGCGGCACAGCTCTGATTCGGAGTACACAGAGAAGCTACAGCAATACA ttGCTCCTGGAATGAAGGTTTATATTGACCCTTTTACCTACGAGGACCCTAATGAGGCGGTGCGGGAATTTGCCAAGGAAATCGATGTGTCCTGTGTCAAGATCGAGGAAGTGATTGGAGCTG GGGAATTTGGGGAAGTCTGTCGGGGTCGCCTAAAACAGCCAGGCCGCAGGGAGGTGTTTGTGGCCATCAAGACGCTGAAGGTGGGCTACACGGAGAGGCAGCGGCGGGACTTCCTAAGTGAGGCCTCCATCATGGGTCAGTTTGACCACCCCAACATAATCCGGCTAGAGGGCGTGGTCACTAAAAGTCGGCCAGTCATGATTCTCACCGAGTTCATGGAGAATTGTGCCCTGGACTCCTTCCTCCGG CTCAACGACGGACAGTTCACAGTCATCCAGCTGGTGGGCATGTTGCGGGGCATTGCCGCTGGCATGAAATACCTGTCCGAGATGAACTACGTGCACCGAGACCTGGCTGCCCGCAACATTCTTGTCAACAGCAACTTGGTCTGCAAAGTCTCAGACTTCGGCCTCTCCCGCTTCCTGGAGGATGATCCTTCTGATCCTACCTACACCAGCTCCCTG GGCGGGAAGATCCCCATCCGCTGGACTGCCCCAGAGGCCATAGCCTATCGGAAGTTCACCTCTGCTAGTGATGTCTGGAGCTATGGAATCGTCATGTGGGAGGTCATGAGCTATGGAGAGCGACCCTACTGGGACATGAGCAACCAGGAT GTCATCAATGCTGTAGAGCAGGATTACCGGCTGCCCCCACCCATGGACTGCCCCACGGCACTGCACCAGCTCATGCTGGACTGCTGGGTACGGGACCGGAACCTCAGGCCCAAATTCTCCCAGATCGTCAACACCCTGGACAAACTCATCCGAAATGCTGCCAGCCTCAAGGTCATCGCCAGTGCCCAGTCTGG cATGTCACAGCCCCTCCTAGACCGCACGGTCCCGGATTACACGACCTTCACGACAGTTGGTGACTGGCTAGATGCCATCAAGATGGGGCGGTACAAGGAGAGCTTTGTCAGCGCGGGGTTTGCATCCTTTGACCTGGTAGCTCAGATGACCGCAGA AGACCTGCTGCGGATTGGGGTCACCTTGGCTGGCCACCAGAAGAAGATCCTTAGCAGTATCCAGGACATGCGGCTGCAGATGAACCAGACACTGCCCGTGCAGGTCTGA
- the EPHB3 gene encoding ephrin type-B receptor 3 isoform X3, which yields MARARPPPPSPPPPGLLPLLPPLLLLPLLLPAGCRALEETLMDTKWVTSELAWTSHPESGWEEVSGYDEAMNPIRTYQVCNVRESSQNNWLRTGFIWRRDVQRVYVELKFTVRDCNSIPNIPGSCKETFNLFYYEADSDVASASSPFWMENPYVKVDTIAPDESFSRLDAGRVNTKVRSFGPLSKAGFYLAFQDQGACMSLISVRAFYKKCASTTAGFALFPETLTGAEPTSLVIAPGTCIANAVEVSVPLKLYCNGDGEWMVPVGACTCATGHEPAAKESQCRPCPPGSYKAKQGEGPCLPCPPNSRTTSPAASICTCHNNFYRADSDSADSACTTVPSPPRGVISNVNETSLILEWSEPRDLGGRDDLLYNVICKKCRGGPGATGASTCSRCDDNVEFVPRQLGLTERRVHISHLLAHTRYTFEVQAVNGVSGKSPLPPRYAAVNITTNQAAPSEVPTLHLHSSSGSSLTLSWAPPERPNGVILDYEMKYFEKSEGIASTVTSQKNSVQLDGLRPDARYVVQVRARTVAGYGQYSRPAEFETTSERGSGAQQLQEQLPLIVGSATAGLVFVVAVVVIAVVCLRPRLHPAPSRKQRHSSDSEYTEKLQQYIAPGMKVYIDPFTYEDPNEAVREFAKEIDVSCVKIEEVIGAGEFGEVCRGRLKQPGRREVFVAIKTLKVGYTERQRRDFLSEASIMGQFDHPNIIRLEGVVTKSRPVMILTEFMENCALDSFLRLNDGQFTVIQLVGMLRGIAAGMKYLSEMNYVHRDLAARNILVNSNLVCKVSDFGLSRFLEDDPSDPTYTSSLGVCPPHQGGKIPIRWTAPEAIAYRKFTSASDVWSYGIVMWEVMSYGERPYWDMSNQDVINAVEQDYRLPPPMDCPTALHQLMLDCWVRDRNLRPKFSQIVNTLDKLIRNAASLKVIASAQSGMSQPLLDRTVPDYTTFTTVGDWLDAIKMGRYKESFVSAGFASFDLVAQMTAEDLLRIGVTLAGHQKKILSSIQDMRLQMNQTLPVQV from the exons AGACCCTCATGGACACAAAATGGGTGACTTCTGAATTGGCATGGACATCTCATCCAGAAAGTGGG TGGGAAGAGGTGAGTGGCTACGATGAGGCCATGAACCCCATCCGCACGTACCAGGTGTGTAACGTGCGAGAGTCAAGCCAGAACAACTGGCTCCGCACGGGGTTCATCTGGCGGCGAGACGTGCAGCGGGTCTACGTGGAGCTCAAGTTTACCGTGCGTGACTGCAACAGCATCCCCAACATCCCTGGCTCCTGTAAAGAGACCTTCAACCTCTTCTACTATGAGGCTGACAGCGATGTGGCCTCGGCTTCCTCCCCCTTCTGGATGGAGAACCCCTACGTGAAGGTGGACACCATTGCTCCCGATGAGAGCTTCTCGCGGCTTGATGCTGGCCGTGTCAACACCAAGGTGCGAAGCTTTGGGCCGCTCTCCAAGGCCGGTTTCTACTTGGCCTTCCAGGACCAAGGTGCCTGCATGTCGCTCATCTCTGTGCGTGCCTTCTACAAGAAGTGTGCATCCACCACCGCAGGCTTTGCCCTTTTTCCCGAGACCCTCACGGGGGCCGAGCCCACTTCTCTGGTCATCGCCCCTGGCACCTGCATCGCTAATGCTGTGGAGGTGTCAGTGCCACTCAAGCTCTACTGCAATGGCGATGGGGAATGGATGGTGCCTGTGGGAGCCTGCACCTGTGCCACCGGCCATGAGCCAGCTGCCAAGGAGTCCCAGTGCCGCC CCTGTCCCCCTGGGAGTTACAAGgcaaagcagggagaggggccctgcctcccctgcccccccaacaGCCGCACCACCTCGCCAGCTGCCAGCATCTGCACGTGCCACAATAACTTCTACCGTGCAGATTCGGACTCTGCAGACAGTGCCTGTACCA cgGTGCCATCCCCTCCTCGGGGTGTGATCTCCAACGTGAATGAGACCTCGCTGATCCTTGAGTGGAGCGAACCCCGGGACCTGGGTGGCCGGGACGACCTCCTATACAACGTCATCTGCAAGAAGTGCCGTGGGGGCCCTGGGGCCACGGGTGCCTCAACCTGCTCTCGCTGTGATGACAATGTGGAGTTTGTGCCTCGGCAGCTGGGCCTGACAGAGCGCCGGGTCCACATCAGCCATCTGCTGGCCCACACGCGCTACACCTTTGAAGTGCAGGCAGTCAATGGCGTCTCGGGCAAGAGCCCTCTGCCCCCCCGCTATGCGGCTGTGAATATCACCACCAACCAGGCTG CCCCATCTGAAGTGCCTACTCTACATCTGCACAGCAGCTCAGGCAGCAGCCTGACCTTGTCCTGGGCACCCCCAGAGCGGCCCAACGGAGTCATCCTGGACTATGAGATGAAGTACTTTGAGAAG AGTGAGGGCATTGCCTCTACGGTGACCAGCCAGAAGAATTCCGTGCAGCTGGACGGGCTGCGGCCTGACGCCCGCTATGTGGTCCAGGTCCGTGCCCGCACCGTAGCTGGCTACGGGCAGTACAGCCGTCCTGCTGAGTTTGAGACCACAAGTGAGAGAG GCTCTGGTGCCCAGCAGCTCCAGGAGCAACTTCCCCTCATTGTGGGTTCTGCCACAGCTGGACTTGTCTTCGTGGTGGCTGTCGTGGTCATCGCTGTCGTCTGCCTCAG GCCTCGCCTCCATCCTGCCCCCTCCAGGAAGCAGCGGCACAGCTCTGATTCGGAGTACACAGAGAAGCTACAGCAATACA ttGCTCCTGGAATGAAGGTTTATATTGACCCTTTTACCTACGAGGACCCTAATGAGGCGGTGCGGGAATTTGCCAAGGAAATCGATGTGTCCTGTGTCAAGATCGAGGAAGTGATTGGAGCTG GGGAATTTGGGGAAGTCTGTCGGGGTCGCCTAAAACAGCCAGGCCGCAGGGAGGTGTTTGTGGCCATCAAGACGCTGAAGGTGGGCTACACGGAGAGGCAGCGGCGGGACTTCCTAAGTGAGGCCTCCATCATGGGTCAGTTTGACCACCCCAACATAATCCGGCTAGAGGGCGTGGTCACTAAAAGTCGGCCAGTCATGATTCTCACCGAGTTCATGGAGAATTGTGCCCTGGACTCCTTCCTCCGG CTCAACGACGGACAGTTCACAGTCATCCAGCTGGTGGGCATGTTGCGGGGCATTGCCGCTGGCATGAAATACCTGTCCGAGATGAACTACGTGCACCGAGACCTGGCTGCCCGCAACATTCTTGTCAACAGCAACTTGGTCTGCAAAGTCTCAGACTTCGGCCTCTCCCGCTTCCTGGAGGATGATCCTTCTGATCCTACCTACACCAGCTCCCTG GGCGTGTGCCCCCCCCACCAGGGCGGGAAGATCCCCATCCGCTGGACTGCCCCAGAGGCCATAGCCTATCGGAAGTTCACCTCTGCTAGTGATGTCTGGAGCTATGGAATCGTCATGTGGGAGGTCATGAGCTATGGAGAGCGACCCTACTGGGACATGAGCAACCAGGAT GTCATCAATGCTGTAGAGCAGGATTACCGGCTGCCCCCACCCATGGACTGCCCCACGGCACTGCACCAGCTCATGCTGGACTGCTGGGTACGGGACCGGAACCTCAGGCCCAAATTCTCCCAGATCGTCAACACCCTGGACAAACTCATCCGAAATGCTGCCAGCCTCAAGGTCATCGCCAGTGCCCAGTCTGG cATGTCACAGCCCCTCCTAGACCGCACGGTCCCGGATTACACGACCTTCACGACAGTTGGTGACTGGCTAGATGCCATCAAGATGGGGCGGTACAAGGAGAGCTTTGTCAGCGCGGGGTTTGCATCCTTTGACCTGGTAGCTCAGATGACCGCAGA AGACCTGCTGCGGATTGGGGTCACCTTGGCTGGCCACCAGAAGAAGATCCTTAGCAGTATCCAGGACATGCGGCTGCAGATGAACCAGACACTGCCCGTGCAGGTCTGA
- the EPHB3 gene encoding ephrin type-B receptor 3 isoform X1, translated as MARARPPPPSPPPPGLLPLLPPLLLLPLLLPAGCRALEETLMDTKWVTSELAWTSHPESGWEEVSGYDEAMNPIRTYQVCNVRESSQNNWLRTGFIWRRDVQRVYVELKFTVRDCNSIPNIPGSCKETFNLFYYEADSDVASASSPFWMENPYVKVDTIAPDESFSRLDAGRVNTKVRSFGPLSKAGFYLAFQDQGACMSLISVRAFYKKCASTTAGFALFPETLTGAEPTSLVIAPGTCIANAVEVSVPLKLYCNGDGEWMVPVGACTCATGHEPAAKESQCRPCPPGSYKAKQGEGPCLPCPPNSRTTSPAASICTCHNNFYRADSDSADSACTTVPSPPRGVISNVNETSLILEWSEPRDLGGRDDLLYNVICKKCRGGPGATGASTCSRCDDNVEFVPRQLGLTERRVHISHLLAHTRYTFEVQAVNGVSGKSPLPPRYAAVNITTNQAAPSEVPTLHLHSSSGSSLTLSWAPPERPNGVILDYEMKYFEKSEGIASTVTSQKNSVQLDGLRPDARYVVQVRARTVAGYGQYSRPAEFETTSERGSGAQQLQEQLPLIVGSATAGLVFVVAVVVIAVVCLRPRLHPAPSRKQRHSSDSEYTEKLQQYIAPGMKVYIDPFTYEDPNEAVREFAKEIDVSCVKIEEVIGAGEFGEVCRGRLKQPGRREVFVAIKTLKVGYTERQRRDFLSEASIMGQFDHPNIIRLEGVVTKSRPVMILTEFMENCALDSFLRLNDGQFTVIQLVGMLRGIAAGMKYLSEMNYVHRDLAARNILVNSNLVCKVSDFGLSRFLEDDPSDPTYTSSLVQEAAGRETGGGANQAGARGWGPAPSHRVKGVCPPHQGGKIPIRWTAPEAIAYRKFTSASDVWSYGIVMWEVMSYGERPYWDMSNQDVINAVEQDYRLPPPMDCPTALHQLMLDCWVRDRNLRPKFSQIVNTLDKLIRNAASLKVIASAQSGMSQPLLDRTVPDYTTFTTVGDWLDAIKMGRYKESFVSAGFASFDLVAQMTAEDLLRIGVTLAGHQKKILSSIQDMRLQMNQTLPVQV; from the exons AGACCCTCATGGACACAAAATGGGTGACTTCTGAATTGGCATGGACATCTCATCCAGAAAGTGGG TGGGAAGAGGTGAGTGGCTACGATGAGGCCATGAACCCCATCCGCACGTACCAGGTGTGTAACGTGCGAGAGTCAAGCCAGAACAACTGGCTCCGCACGGGGTTCATCTGGCGGCGAGACGTGCAGCGGGTCTACGTGGAGCTCAAGTTTACCGTGCGTGACTGCAACAGCATCCCCAACATCCCTGGCTCCTGTAAAGAGACCTTCAACCTCTTCTACTATGAGGCTGACAGCGATGTGGCCTCGGCTTCCTCCCCCTTCTGGATGGAGAACCCCTACGTGAAGGTGGACACCATTGCTCCCGATGAGAGCTTCTCGCGGCTTGATGCTGGCCGTGTCAACACCAAGGTGCGAAGCTTTGGGCCGCTCTCCAAGGCCGGTTTCTACTTGGCCTTCCAGGACCAAGGTGCCTGCATGTCGCTCATCTCTGTGCGTGCCTTCTACAAGAAGTGTGCATCCACCACCGCAGGCTTTGCCCTTTTTCCCGAGACCCTCACGGGGGCCGAGCCCACTTCTCTGGTCATCGCCCCTGGCACCTGCATCGCTAATGCTGTGGAGGTGTCAGTGCCACTCAAGCTCTACTGCAATGGCGATGGGGAATGGATGGTGCCTGTGGGAGCCTGCACCTGTGCCACCGGCCATGAGCCAGCTGCCAAGGAGTCCCAGTGCCGCC CCTGTCCCCCTGGGAGTTACAAGgcaaagcagggagaggggccctgcctcccctgcccccccaacaGCCGCACCACCTCGCCAGCTGCCAGCATCTGCACGTGCCACAATAACTTCTACCGTGCAGATTCGGACTCTGCAGACAGTGCCTGTACCA cgGTGCCATCCCCTCCTCGGGGTGTGATCTCCAACGTGAATGAGACCTCGCTGATCCTTGAGTGGAGCGAACCCCGGGACCTGGGTGGCCGGGACGACCTCCTATACAACGTCATCTGCAAGAAGTGCCGTGGGGGCCCTGGGGCCACGGGTGCCTCAACCTGCTCTCGCTGTGATGACAATGTGGAGTTTGTGCCTCGGCAGCTGGGCCTGACAGAGCGCCGGGTCCACATCAGCCATCTGCTGGCCCACACGCGCTACACCTTTGAAGTGCAGGCAGTCAATGGCGTCTCGGGCAAGAGCCCTCTGCCCCCCCGCTATGCGGCTGTGAATATCACCACCAACCAGGCTG CCCCATCTGAAGTGCCTACTCTACATCTGCACAGCAGCTCAGGCAGCAGCCTGACCTTGTCCTGGGCACCCCCAGAGCGGCCCAACGGAGTCATCCTGGACTATGAGATGAAGTACTTTGAGAAG AGTGAGGGCATTGCCTCTACGGTGACCAGCCAGAAGAATTCCGTGCAGCTGGACGGGCTGCGGCCTGACGCCCGCTATGTGGTCCAGGTCCGTGCCCGCACCGTAGCTGGCTACGGGCAGTACAGCCGTCCTGCTGAGTTTGAGACCACAAGTGAGAGAG GCTCTGGTGCCCAGCAGCTCCAGGAGCAACTTCCCCTCATTGTGGGTTCTGCCACAGCTGGACTTGTCTTCGTGGTGGCTGTCGTGGTCATCGCTGTCGTCTGCCTCAG GCCTCGCCTCCATCCTGCCCCCTCCAGGAAGCAGCGGCACAGCTCTGATTCGGAGTACACAGAGAAGCTACAGCAATACA ttGCTCCTGGAATGAAGGTTTATATTGACCCTTTTACCTACGAGGACCCTAATGAGGCGGTGCGGGAATTTGCCAAGGAAATCGATGTGTCCTGTGTCAAGATCGAGGAAGTGATTGGAGCTG GGGAATTTGGGGAAGTCTGTCGGGGTCGCCTAAAACAGCCAGGCCGCAGGGAGGTGTTTGTGGCCATCAAGACGCTGAAGGTGGGCTACACGGAGAGGCAGCGGCGGGACTTCCTAAGTGAGGCCTCCATCATGGGTCAGTTTGACCACCCCAACATAATCCGGCTAGAGGGCGTGGTCACTAAAAGTCGGCCAGTCATGATTCTCACCGAGTTCATGGAGAATTGTGCCCTGGACTCCTTCCTCCGG CTCAACGACGGACAGTTCACAGTCATCCAGCTGGTGGGCATGTTGCGGGGCATTGCCGCTGGCATGAAATACCTGTCCGAGATGAACTACGTGCACCGAGACCTGGCTGCCCGCAACATTCTTGTCAACAGCAACTTGGTCTGCAAAGTCTCAGACTTCGGCCTCTCCCGCTTCCTGGAGGATGATCCTTCTGATCCTACCTACACCAGCTCCCTGGTACAGGAAGCAGCTGGGAGGGAGACCGGGGGCGGGGCCAACCAGGCAGGGGCTCGGGGCTGGGGACCAGCCCCGAGTCATAGGGTGAAGGGCGTGTGCCCCCCCCACCAGGGCGGGAAGATCCCCATCCGCTGGACTGCCCCAGAGGCCATAGCCTATCGGAAGTTCACCTCTGCTAGTGATGTCTGGAGCTATGGAATCGTCATGTGGGAGGTCATGAGCTATGGAGAGCGACCCTACTGGGACATGAGCAACCAGGAT GTCATCAATGCTGTAGAGCAGGATTACCGGCTGCCCCCACCCATGGACTGCCCCACGGCACTGCACCAGCTCATGCTGGACTGCTGGGTACGGGACCGGAACCTCAGGCCCAAATTCTCCCAGATCGTCAACACCCTGGACAAACTCATCCGAAATGCTGCCAGCCTCAAGGTCATCGCCAGTGCCCAGTCTGG cATGTCACAGCCCCTCCTAGACCGCACGGTCCCGGATTACACGACCTTCACGACAGTTGGTGACTGGCTAGATGCCATCAAGATGGGGCGGTACAAGGAGAGCTTTGTCAGCGCGGGGTTTGCATCCTTTGACCTGGTAGCTCAGATGACCGCAGA AGACCTGCTGCGGATTGGGGTCACCTTGGCTGGCCACCAGAAGAAGATCCTTAGCAGTATCCAGGACATGCGGCTGCAGATGAACCAGACACTGCCCGTGCAGGTCTGA